AGAACGTCAGCATCTTCATCATGCCTTGTACACATACACCGGAGCGCCAAGGCAACTTACTGCTGGCGTCGAAGCCAAGGTACGACCAGCTGTCGTTGAGGTACGCCTTCTCGGAGCCCACGCGGATCGTCTTGACGAGGCCCATCtggcccggcgccggccgcagCTGCTTGAGATCGGCCACGAGCTTCACGAGCCCGACGATGAACGTCGTCGCGATATCCTTGGCCACGCACTCGTGCTGCCCGTAGCTGAAGGCCGTAACGGCGTCCACCTTGCGCTGCGGGTCGAAtttggcggcgtcggcaacctCCTTTGGGTTGCGTCCGGCCTCGCCCTGCAAAAGACGTTTAGCCATCTTTTTTTCTGCTATCGCAAGCGTCTGACTCTGACTCCTAGACGAGGGGGAATTCATGAACTGCGATGGGACTTACCAGGAGCATCACGACAAGGTTGCCCGGCTGGATCGActtgccctcgacctcggccggcgccgtggcgACGCGCACGTTTCGCTGCGAGCTCGTCAGACGCTGCGCCTCCCGGACGTAGGCGTGGagtccgccgtcgtccttggcctgCGCCAACGTCTGTACCTCGGCCCAGATGGAGGCGTTCtcgcggcggaggaagaaCTCCATAACCTCGTAGAACTGTGCACAAGAGTTAGCCTGGGACGCGGAGAAGGGGGTGGGATACTAAATCAAGAGAACCATGGGAGAGATAGAACTTGCCGTCGTCACGGGaacgccgatgccgccaaaGGCCGTGAGCCACATgttgtcgacgacctggtcgACCGAGTTGCCCTGTgccagcagctcctcggcgagcttgtAGCCACAGGAACGCAGCGAGTCCTTCTTGAAGTTCGActtgcggccgacgacgttggaGATGGTCGACACGATGCCGAAGCCCAGGCCACGCCCGACGGCAACCTCGCTGACGAGCGTGCGCGTCGAGTCGATCATGACCTTGACGCTCTCCctcgcccgacgacgacggttcCACGCCTGGGCCgggtcgttgttgttgacgCCCCAGACGCGGATGTTGAGCAGGTGTCGGTAGAGGTCCGCTGCACCGAGGGTGCCGTTGGGGTTCTCGTCGGTGCGCATGTCGAAGTAGAAGAGGTCGGCGAGCAGCTGGGCGTTGAGCGGGATGGCCACGTCACGGATGAGGTCCATCTGGCAGAGGCCCTCCCGCAGCTTGAAcgtctccttctcgatgagcTTCGCGCCGACACGCTCGACGAAGTCATGGACCGCGTTGTGCAGGTTCGGCACCTTGCCAAGCGCTTTAGTGATGTTGACGCGGTGTTGGACGTTCTTGGGGTCGTCGCCCGCGAGCATGAACCAGCTGATGTCCTTCTTGGACTCAGTGAACAGGGCGTTCAGGGGCTGGAGCCACGGCACTACAAACTGCTTTGGGTTGCCGAGGACATGCTTGATGGCCGCGCCGGTCATGAGGACGACGGGCttgggcggcggcttcgggtCGTCCGACGTGTACAGGTGAAGGGtgccgagctccttggcgatggcctggTTCGCTTTCCTGGTGTACATGGGCTGcatgacggcgatggagtTGTACGGGAACCAGTTGGGAAGACCGCGCTGGATGAGCTTGTACAGCATCGAGCCCCCAAGGGTCTTGTAGTCCTGCTGGACCTCGTTGAACCCCCACGCCGTCAGGTTCGAGACTGTATAGTCGATGGTGTTGAACCTGTCCGATCGCACAAGcgtgacggcgtcggacAGCACGGCTCGTCCAACGGAGTACGTCGGGCAGATGCCGCTGCCCGTGTTCCGAGCAGGCTTGATGTCCTCGATCATGAGGCCGGGGTAGAGCTCGACCATGTCGGGGTCGGTGTACAGCTTCTCGAGAAGACTCGCGATTTCCGGATTAGAATTGATCTCGCTGAACTTGTCGTACTTCTTGAGGCCAAAAAAACTTCTGAATTGGTTCAAATTGGCGACCTGCCACTTGCGGGCCTGGTTGATgccgaggatctcgacgacTTTGAGGGCTTTCGGAACCATACGGGCGCCGAAGCAGCCGGCGGGATCATCCATAGCCTCCTTCAGGATTCGCGCGAGATCCTCGTCCCTGAAGGTACCGTCGGGCTGGCGctcgaggttgtcgaagGTGCGCACACTCGGGTCCTTGGGGATGCTCTGCTCGAACGTCACCAAGGCCCGGCCGAGCTCGGCCATGCCAACGTTCTGCAGATCCTCGGGCTTGCGGTCCGGGAAGAGCTTGGCGAAGAAGCCGTCGATCCAGCgctcgtccttcttggagATGCACGAGTGGAAGCGGTACAGCAGGTTGAACTCGACGCTGACCTGGTACCCGACGCCGCGCGgcacgccatcgccgtcgaaCTGCTTGCCGATCTCGACGCGGGGGTCGAGGGTCCAGTCGCTCTTGGAGTGGTGCGTGTTGGTGATGGCCCGCAGGTAGTCGTGGAGGCAGATGTTGATGTATAAACCGCCGACGATCAGGCGAGCCGTGTTGAAGAGATCGTGGTCCTGCTTGGCCACGGCCTTGGCCCTGTCTTcggggccggcgtcggcgggacACTGCAGAGTGAAGCGGTCGTTCTCGTTGATCTTCAAGAGAATGTCGCAGACGTAGTTGTGGAACCGGCTGTAGAGAACCAGCATGACATTGACGCCGGCCGGTTGTCCGAGAAGACGCTTCTCGTGGAACGTATCGGGCTTGAGCCGGCCCTCCTTCATGGTGCGGATCTCCAACTGGTCTTTGAGAGACGAACCGTAGAGGGGCGCCAAGTCGAGGTACGACGAAGTGTCGGATTTGTTCATGTCTGTTCGGTTGGTCCTGAAGATGtcgtggatgatgatggacgcGTGATAGAAGAGCATGGACGATATGCCTGCCGGGTTCTCTTTGAACGAGTTGTCGTCACGAGCCATCAACAGATCGAAGAGCAGTCCTGGATCGGGCTTAACACCATGAAGTGCCTTGACGGACCTCACCGTTTTGGCGTACGGGGTGCCCGCCTTGCCCAGGTTGGGCTCGAGGATGTTATTGAAGCTTCCGTCCGGCATCCTGTAGTGGTGAAGCCCATCAGGTGCCTGTGGGACTTGCTCACGAAGGATGATATCGCTGTCCGGGGCTTTGAATTCGATCGAGTCCTCTGCCTTGGGCTTGTCCTTGGCGCCCGACTCCTGGGAGTTGACAACATCGAATttgacgtcgccgccaacatAGCTCAGCGGGGGGTGCTGGAGGTTGCCCCAAAGAGTGTCGATGAGCTTGTTGGTGAGCTGCACTCTGGCCTCTGATGTAGCCGGGAGAGACGTCAAGATTCCGATTAAGACCTCCGTAGTTCTATACAGCGTAAGAGCTTTGCCACATGTGTATACTGAACACGTACTCACCCtttcttgtcgtcgaggggctCACCCTTCTGGAGTAGCTCCTTGATGAGACCTACAAGCTCCGCCGGAGTTGTTTGGCTGCGCAGCCCCACATAGTCTTTGAGGATATCGGCAGCAACCTTGGTAGGGTCGGAGAAGAAATTGGCTGAGCTCTTTCGTTCATCCCCGTAAGTATCGCCGGCCATGAACTTCTGGTCGAAAGACATGACTTGATCCGTTACTGGAGTGATaatcgggggggggggcagagaGAGGATTGACACAATCAGATGAGTCTCCTGGATTTTggtttcttctccttctctacCTCCTCCGATGTGCCATTGAACTTATACAAATAGATGAATCCAATCAACTGAAAGCCATTCCTCATGACATCTCAACTGGGAAACACAGCATTGCCCCTCTTTCTGTGATTGGGAACAGCCCCTCACATTTCCGGTTCAAGAGCAAGTGGCGCCCAGTACCGCAGACGGGGATGCATCGAGTCCGTCCGCGCACATGAAGCATCCTCTTGCAGCATGAGAGTTTCGTGCAGGTCGAGACAACCAACCGCCTTGGAAGATCTTAGCGAATGATAACACCAAAAGCCGGTTGGGACGTCCGAGACAGCGAGCGTTGTGAACAGTCTCGGTAGTTTACTCGAGAGCATGATTGGATCTCCTCCATGTTGACCAGAGACATGCAAGTCGTGGCACCTCAAAGTGAGCGGGGGAGTCAATGGAAGGAATCAGATCATGTTGCAGCAAATGCAGTTGTACCTGAGACCTGGAGATTGGTTTCTACTCTCATCCTACATGCTCGTCAGGCCTCAACCGTGTCAATGTGCTCGCCGTGGCGTACCTAGGTTCAAGCACTCGACCATCAATCAAAGagagccccccctccccctctcccacctAGAAGCATACACATCAAAAAAGCATCATGCTGTGTTACCTAGGTTAACGAACGGGGTAGAGCGGAATTGAGGGGATTCCTGCCGTACGCCAATGCCTAGGAGATCAACCGGTTGACCTGTGCAACCAGAACCAGTGCAGAAGCTCGAAGCGTTGCCCGGACGGGCCGCACCGTCTGCAGAATTCCGATATAGCTGATAATTACGCGGCATCTCATTGGAAGTGCGACTAAGTCGGCCTAGCAGGTCGCTTGTGATTGGCATATCACACTTTGATTGTGAGACATTTCATATTGGTGGAGCTGAATGGTACAAGACACTAGGCGTCTTCCCCGCAAATTGACCAGATCAGCTCTGATATGTGTCACCATGCCGGCTGTCGTGCTGTGTTGCAATTCGCTGAAGTGCGTTGTCGTGGTTTGTCATTCCTGTCTGGAGGGCAGACGCAGAGTCGTTGTATTTTGTGGCTGGCTGAGAGCCTCGAAAGATATGACGGAAACGGTCAGAGAGCTTGACGCTTACTACAAATGGCACTGACGAATCTCTTGCATGGTGAACAGCAGGCATGATTGACAGGCGAAGCCGTAACAAGATCGTCGTCGCTAGTCTCTGTGTGACGGACTTGACCATCTGAAAGTGGGAATTGCAAAGCTGGCGGGCTGGCTGAGGTTATCCCGAGGTCTGATCTTGTCCTATCGTTGGGCAACACGGCGGGTAGATGTGACACTGCCTGGACAAAAAAACCATTTTCAAAGCGCTATTGATATCACATGAAAGTCCTGGCAAGTTGCGGGGGGGTTGTCTGAGTTGTGAATGGACACCAAGACACGGGCGGCTGAGGTTGCCGCAGATCACGATTCACGACGCAGTGGTACGAGGTCACTTCCGCATCCTTGACGCCAAAACAGGTAGGACTTGGTGAACACCCCTGTCTCACATGTGAGACtggagagaaacattgcTTCGCCAGGCGTTGTCAGAACCAATACCTCGTCGCAGGGCCAGTGTTTGCGGAGGTCCGAGGGGAGGCCAGTCACTATTGTCTTGAGAGATATTTGGTATATCAGGTCTCTCGGGCCGGCTATTGATATCCTTCTCAGAATCCCAACCTCTCCTGTTCCAAAACCCTTCGCCAATTCTAGCCGTTATGCCTGCAGCTTTGAGCAATGGCGGTCAAGGACCGGCACAGGCTCCTGTTCCGAAGAAGCTGGTTCTCTGCTTCGATGGCACCGGCAACACCTTCACTGGCTCCAACTCGGATACCAACGTTGTCAAAATCCTGAGCAAGTTGGATCGCAATGACCCGAATCAGTACCACTACTACCAGAGTAAGGCAATTCCATCTTGAAGTCATGTTCGCAACATCATCGCTGACACGTATTTCACTCATCAGCTGGCATCGGCACATACGACATCAACGATGAATCCGTCAACAAGAGCTGGTTCGGCGAGGTCCGAAGTTCTCTGTCACAGACCATTGATCAGGGAATCGGCACGACGTTCGACGCTCATGTCCTTGCTGGCTACCGCTTCCTCATGCGTTACTACGATTCCGTAAGTCTGGTCAATACTGTAGTGGATGATGGCCACTGACTCACAAATTATCAGGGCGACAAGATCTACATGTTCGGTTTCAGCAGAGGTGCCTTCACGGCCAAATTTCTGGCACGCATGATTCACACCGTTGGCCTGCTGTGCAAAGGCAACGAGGAGATGGTCCCCTTTGCCTACCGTCTCTACCAGCGCTATCTGACAGGTGAGGTCGAGGACTTCATCGTGGCACACcccaagaagtccaagaaaCACAAGGGTAAGGCTGCATCTATATCCAATGGAGACAACATAGAGGCAACCGatggagaggacgaggagccaCCGGTAGACGGCCATCACGAAAACGGCGACCCGGTCACCCACGGGCACAGATATAAGGTCGCCCGAGACGAGATCGAAGCATTCAGCGATACCTTCTGCCGTAAGGAGACATCGATACACTGCGGACAGTTGGAAGAGTCCAACATCAAGGTATTCTTCCTCGGCATTTGGGACTGCGTCAACTCCGtggccgtcctcgagcggACCACGCCCGTGCCCGTCCCGGTCGCCGGCACGGCGCACCACGTCcggcacgccgtcgccgtcgacgagcgccgCGTCAAGTTTAaagccgccctcctcgcccaggaCATCCGCGACACGAGCCACACGCACGAAGACATCAAGGAGGTCTGGTTCCCCGGCTGCCATGgggacgtcggcggcgggtggcCCGCCTCGGACGACAACCCCCTCGACAACCGCGGCGAGATGACTTTTTGGGAGCGCGTCAAGAACTTCTGGACGACGCGCAATGACAAGAGGCTCAGTACGGCGCTCGGCTGCGACCGGTTCCAGATGAGCGACGTCCCGTTAGCCTGGATGATccacgaggtcgagctcgtcggcgagcaAGAGCCGTCGGCGGCTCTCAAATGGCGTGAAAGCGTACACGCTTTCAAGGCACGGTttgcgaagaagaagaagcaagcGCTGAAGGGAGTCATTCATGATTCTCTCGCCTTTGGCAGTgggacggccttcttcaaggTGCTGCTGTGGAAGTTCATGGGTGAGCAGTTTCCTGATAATCACACGTTCTCATTCCGGTTATTGACACTGACTTCCCAATGCCAACAGAATGGTTACCGTTCATTACACGCTGGGAGCTCGAGGACAAAGGTTGGCAGAGCGTTCGTTTCCCTCTCAACAAGGGCCACACTCGGGATATTcccaaggacgccgtcctcCACGAGTCCCTTTTATGGCGTCTGAAGAACGATCCGACCTACTGTCCCGGGAACAATCACGGCGGACGGCTCCCGCCTTGCTTGAAACACAAGGATGCCGTTGCTGAATGTGAGCCAGCGACAGACGCCGAGGCAGAGGAAAACCTTGAACACAAGATTTACAAGATCGTGAGGTCGGCATCTGATCTTTGATGGTATGACAACGAAAAATGTGTCTTACAAGTGAGCTGTAAAGACTCTGATAATGGCTGGTTGGTGGGGGGAACTtagggtgtgtgtgtgtcgaTTCTGACAACTGTATTTATCAAATAGTGTAGCCATGGCGGAAATTTTGATGAAGTTAATTCTTTGATTCTTTGGGTAGTAATTATGGCCCTTTGCTTCTAAACTCCGGCGTGTACTTGCTACCGATTCTATGTTCGCTTCCTACGAGTAGTTCTAGATCTTTTGGCTCAGGAACAGAGGCTTGGTCAGTGTGGCTGTTATCTCGATTTAGAGACTGGCCTCCTTAGCTTTTTGTGTACCACTTATGTCATGAGATTATGTTGGTGGAGACGTAGTTGAAATGGTTGGATGACTGGCTTCCCTGTAGCCAAATATCGAGACAGTTAGCTTCAGGCTTCTTTTGCATTGGTTTCAGAGCATCGCAACCACCTACACCAATGAAGACGATGTCTTTCAGCGCTAGGGGCATTGGTAACATGCCTCTCTTCAAGAACTGGTACGAGACGGAGGGCTACAGACGACAGGATCCGGTGGCGTTCTCGGAGGTCTTCTACACATGTGTACCCGTTGTCCGTAGGCAAGCCCTCGAACCGCGACAAATACCTGGTGTCTCGACGACGCTTCAGTCCCAGTTATCACTTTGCTCCAGAAATTGCAGTCTTCCATCGGTGCGATGTCCTACAACTACAGTACAAAGACTTTCGTAGGGAGTACTTCCCCGTAGCCACAACTCTGTGGATGGCACAGGGCTGGAGGTTTGCATCTTGCGATCTTCTTCAGATATCTGGGAGAGCAATGGATTCCTCGTCTCATTGCCACAGGTCGATTGCTGTGTCATTAGGGGGGCACTTCCAAAGACCACGTGCAGATTTACTTTGAGGAGAACACAACAGAGGACCATGAAGATGTAGAGATGACCCCGCACCATGCATGATTGCGTCGGTCGCAACGCCACGCTCATGACCGCGTACCTTAGCCGAGAGGATTACTGATCTACCTAGGTTGTCTGCGATCGCCTCCACGGCTGGCAATAAATATGTATTTTGCCTGTCCGTGAGTCTAGTCTGAGTTCCCTTGAACAAAGCAGTGCTTGCCCCGCCGAATCCTTTCAACCCAAGCCGACTTACCGCTCCAATTGTGCTACATCTCACAACACTGTCAGCTCGATAACATAACATGCCTTATTATCAGGTCTACCATACCTatcctctctccctctcacaGAGGCAGTCCATTGCTCTGTCCATCACAAACCTGCACTGCAGCGCCTTCAATACCCCAGCATTCTTCGTACATGTGACCTTCAGCAAGCAAGAGCTGGCTCCTGATGATGGAACCTACTTCATGGCTGGGAAGTCGCACTCCGCCAACTCCAATCGCATTGTTGCGCTGGTTCGCACGTCAGCTTCTCGAACGAAAGACGACTTTGATAACTTGGCAGCCAGCATCGAAGAGGCATGGAACGGTGCTCTCAGAGAGGGAGGCGAAAGTGGTGCTGAACAGTTCGAGGGGCTCGATGAATCTAAGCGGCTCATGATGGTTGTTTTCACCCCGATGCTGGCAATCCGGGAGGGCGGCATGGCCATTCCCGAGGCAGGCCATGAGGAAGCTTGGCTGACGCAGCAGCTGCCTTACATCAGGGAGATGGCAGAGAAACACAATGTGGGCGATTTCAAACTCTTGCTAGAGGAGCTGAACCAAAGAGAGGCCATTGGTAAGCATGCTGGGTAGATACGAGCAAGATTGTTGGTTCTAAGATGGGTGGCCATTATGAGATCAATCGAAAGATGCAAGCAAACTACTATCAGTGATTTCTCTCGCAATAACCACAAGGGAAAGCAAGTATGCACAGCAGCATTTTGGGTCACCAACTGCTGGCCTCGTGTTGGCCAAATACCCTGTTCGTTAGTGAGTTGATTCAGGCTGATCGACCTGGTCATCGGTCGGCCGGGGGCGGATTGCGATTGTGACTCTCACGGATCGTGGTTTCGATGGAATTCGCGCACCGTTTCTTTGTCCGCGTACCAGTTCATTCTATCACTTGAACACCATGCTCGAAAcgcttcgccgaggaggcaTATCCGTTGAGGACGTTGTGCGTCAGCACCCGACGCGCGGAGCTCATGGTGCTCTGACTGCTCGGGAATAAAGTAGAGGTCCCGGAGGACAATATGATGGAGCATTTTGAGCTGATGTTGAATGTCGGGAAACTGTGTCGAAAATCGGAGAAAAAAACGCGAGGCCCAAAGCTCGGGAATGCATGATACCCGTCGGCGCAACGTGGCGGGAACTCTGTCACGGGCCGTGGACGAGATGAACCCAGAGGTAAACAGCGTAGACAGGGACACAACGTGACGCAGATATCAGCCGAATCTTGGACGTGGTGGGTTCAGTTCAGCTTTCACACTTCTCGAGAGATGAGGTAGGAGTCGCACAGCCAAGAATGAAGCCCCGACCGAAATACTTCCTTGACAAAGTCATTTAGTTCAGCATTGGAATGCCGGACTCATGATATGCAAAGTGAACTAGATTTATTGAATGCCGAGCTATTACAATCTCTTTGGCTCATTGCTATGACCATCGTCCAACCTAGATTACAAGTGTTCCAGCAAAAAAAAGCCCCATCAAACACAAGCCCCATGATCAAAGGAATCCGCATACGCCGGGCATTTCAGACAATGCTAGCCCTTCCCGACCATGTCGCATGGAAACTCATAGCCGCTACGCCTTGAGCCCCAAGTCGCCGGTCCTCCGCCTGatctcgatcttggccttgggGTCGACCTCGATGGTGAAGCCAAAGTTGACCGAGTTGGGCcgggcctcggccgccagccGCCAGTCGTACTTGAGCAGGAGGTGGCAGAGGATGATCTTGacctcgttggcggcgaagaagcgaCCCGGGCACGCGTGCTGGCCgtggccgaagccgaggtgTTCGGGCGAGGTGCTGACGAAGTGGGCGGCTccgtcgttgccggcgccgagagaCTCGCGCATGCGGAGGTATCGGTTCCCGTCGAAGCGTTCGGGGTCCAGATAGATGGAAGAATCCCGCATGCGGTGGCAGCTGACGGCGATGCGGCTGCCCTCCGGGAGTTCCAGGCCATTAGAGAGGGTCACGGGCTTGGTGACCTCTCTGTGCATGGCAACTACGAAATAGTATATGTCAGAAAAGGACTcgggaaaggaaaaaaaagggagggTTGTAGGAGTTGAAGTTACCGATCCCAAGGGGGTGCAGGCGCTGGGTCTCCTTGCAGAAAGAGTCGAGGAGGCGCATCTTGTAAAGACCCATACGGGACCATCCGTCGGTGCGGATCACGTCGGTGACTTCCTTTCGGAGGGGCTCAAAGTAGTCGGGATACTTGGCAAGGTCAAGCATCACCTGTGTGATGAGATCGGATGTCGTGTGAAGGGCAGCAAAGGAAAGCCCCAGCTGCATCATGGCAGGGTCGGAGCTGGCGTCTTCGCAAGCCTCCTCGCACCACTCGAGGCAGTCGTTGTACTCGGGCTCCTCTTCCCCGCGGTCCAGagcagccttcttctccaggcGGCGCTCCTCGACAATCGGGTTGATGATCTCCCTGGCTTCCTTCACTTGGGCTTGAAGCTTGCGACTGAGCGGGTTGATCTGGTGGACGAAGCTCCGGAGGGGCTTGGGGAAGATCCGGAGCAGCTCCGAGGCGAGAAAGCTGGTTCTGGCGTACTCTGAGGTGATTTTCAGCCATTCTTGGTTGCGGCAGAGCTTCTCTCCGCCAAAGACGCGAGTGGAAACCCGGGCCACGACCTTGAGCATCTCCTCCTTGATCACGACGGTTTGCCATTCTAGGTTGTGTTAGTAATGGTGTCCTGTGGAGGCGCCGTACGATTAATCGACCTACCCTTCTCCTCTCCGATGACGTCGTTCAGGGAAGCTGTCGTCTCGTCGGACACGGGAGCCGTCAACTTGGCTGGAAAGTCTGTTAGCTGACATGGTACAGGACGACATAACAGATGTGGGATGGCCATGTACACAAGAACTGGGTCAATCTTGTCCGGATGACGTATTTGAGAACCGCCTTTTGCGAGTTGGCTTCCTTCAATGGCTCAAAACCAGGAAGGTAAGCATGGAAGTTCTGCAATCCATGTTCTGTTAATATTGATACCCACACTCTGGCTTTGTAGTCCCAAGGGAAACTTGCCTTGTCCAGAACGCGGTCGAAGCTGAGATCCTCGTGGTTGCGGATCTCGTTGGCAAAGGGCACCGCGGGGAGAATCGTCATATCCCCGGCATCGGTGAGAACCTGGTAAGGCTCATCGGGGTTGGTCTTGGTCCTCTCCTCCACAATGTGTCGGACCTTGAAAATGAAGTCCCATTTGACCTTCAACCAGGCGAAATCCCACTTGTGCCGCGGGTTGAGTATGGGCAGATCGGTGTGAGGCGTCTGTTCCGTCTGCTGGATCGAGAAATAAAAGACGAACAAAAGGAAAGCCGTGATGAAATAAGGAACTGGCTTCTCTAGAGGGCTTGGGATGGCCTGCAGCGTGTCGAGGGGCCCCCAAGACTGGTTGGAATAGGAGTTGTTGGCGGTAGCCATGGTCTATCGGGGATGTGCGTATCACGCTACAAGACAGACTCCTAATTTTCGAGTTAGTTTTTTTGGTTTAGCCGGAGAATAGTAGTAGAGAGGGAAAACGGGAGTCTCGATGAACCAAACGAAGGGGACActggaagaaaagggaagcCAACAAAAGCGGACAACGTGTGTCGCAGGGACGCGGACTCATCTTGGCCATGCCCCCGCGAAACGCCCACCGAGAcatttggggggggggaggaaaagacGAGCTCGAGAACTTGGAGCGCCGTGCTCACACTGGACTGGCGTGACAGCTGATGGGCGGTGTTTGGTTTCAAACGAGATGCAGACACACAGCCCGCACAAggccccgtcgtcgagctggcTCGGCGCATAGACCCCATCTCTCGGACGATCTCAGCGCCGATCTGGGAGCAGCTCAAGGCAAGGCCCAAGAACGCACGGCGGAAGCAGGAAAGGGTTCCGATATGGGTTGAATGCGAGGGGCGCTCTGGTGCGCACActgggatggaggggaggcaGGCCGGGCTTTGTTCTTGATTCGAAGCTTGGGACAGACATCGGTGCTTTGCAAGTTGCCGCAGAAGTTGGAACGTCTGCAAGGGGAAAACCTTCAGCGGGGACCGAGCTTCGTCTGGCATGGGTAATACTAGTAGTCCCAGGCCGGACTTGGAATGGTGGTGTTGCGGGGAAGAGAACGATGGACTCCGGCATGGTGTCCGGGTTGACATCCGGAGCTTTGCGGGGCCACTCTAATGAGGGAGGATCATCGAACTGCTACGGTACTGGCAAGGGGGTTGGCTCTCTTCGTTGAGATGGTTTGACATCACGAGCAGACGGTTCCCTCGCATAAGAAGTCGTCATTTCGTCTTTGTTCCCTCCTGTTGCTGCTACTACACTCATGATAACCATTTGCACTTCATCACCGGACTTGGTGCGCATGGGGGGGCTGCGTCGAAAATGCAAGGCCAAACATTTGGAGGAATCTAAGTCGTAATCCCAATACCAACTAGGATTGAACTCATCGTAAATTCTTCATAGAACAACGAAATCCGTGAAATTCGTCTTTttgtttccttttttttcttggaGTCTTAGTTGTCGGCACGAGTCGTCAACAGCAACATGGTATTTATTGGCCGCCGCGTGATGGAAGCAAGATGGGCCGGACTCGCAAATCACCTAACCGACCACTACGCAACACGGAGATGTTCAGGGGCCGTCATTTGCAGCAATGTTTTATTAGGTAGAGACGTTTCGTTTCTTCTATCTCTCGGTCGTCAGGAAACCGTTCAACGTCTACTCGAAACAGTTCTCGTTTTGTTTCTCGGCAAGCAAAAAGAAACGCACCCGGCGCTGGAACGTGCGAGTGCGTGTTCCCTTCTAGAACAAAAGAAGGGCCTGACCATCCCATCGTCATAGTCCTCTGAAGTTCAAGGTTTTGTACAAATCGTCATTCCAAGCTGTAGGACTCGTtgatgttttttttttgtttttttttttttgacaTCCAGAACCTCACTCTCTTTCTCCAAATTCCGGGTCAAGTTGACCAGCCCACAGTGGCAAGACTCCATGTCGATTTCCAACAGTAGCTCGCCTGTAGCAAGTCAATAACTAAGCCCAACATCATCGCCAACTTCATGGTCAAGATCCCCCGAGCGGATGCTGTAGGCTGTAGGCGCCTTCTAGC
The DNA window shown above is from Colletotrichum destructivum chromosome 2, complete sequence and carries:
- a CDS encoding Putative cytochrome P450; the encoded protein is MATANNSYSNQSWGPLDTLQAIPSPLEKPVPYFITAFLLFVFYFSIQQTEQTPHTDLPILNPRHKWDFAWLKVKWDFIFKVRHIVEERTKTNPDEPYQVLTDAGDMTILPAVPFANEIRNHEDLSFDRVLDKASFPWDYKARVWVSILTEHGLQNFHAYLPGFEPLKEANSQKAVLKYVIRTRLTQFLSKLTAPVSDETTASLNDVIGEEKEWQTVVIKEEMLKVVARVSTRVFGGEKLCRNQEWLKITSEYARTSFLASELLRIFPKPLRSFVHQINPLSRKLQAQVKEAREIINPIVEERRLEKKAALDRGEEEPEYNDCLEWCEEACEDASSDPAMMQLGLSFAALHTTSDLITQVMLDLAKYPDYFEPLRKEVTDVIRTDGWSRMGLYKMRLLDSFCKETQRLHPLGIVAMHREVTKPVTLSNGLELPEGSRIAVSCHRMRDSSIYLDPERFDGNRYLRMRESLGAGNDGAAHFVSTSPEHLGFGHGQHACPGRFFAANEVKIILCHLLLKYDWRLAAEARPNSVNFGFTIEVDPKAKIEIRRRTGDLGLKA